One genomic window of Cygnus olor isolate bCygOlo1 chromosome 3, bCygOlo1.pri.v2, whole genome shotgun sequence includes the following:
- the SOCS5 gene encoding suppressor of cytokine signaling 5, which translates to MDKVGKMWNNFKYRCQNLFGHEGGSQNENVVVNSSSCSSAKDKAIQITGVAQQQPSSPLRENIALQLGLSPSKNSARRNQNCVTEIPQIVEISIEKENDSCITTGARLARRDSYSRHAPWGGKKKHSCSTKTQSSLDTEKRFGRTRSGLQRRERRYGVSSVHDMDAVSNRTVGSRSLRQRLQDTVGLCFPMRTYSKQSKPLFSNKRKIHLSELMLEKCPFPAGSDLAQKWHLIKQHTAPVSPHSTFFDTFDPSLVSTEDEEDRLRERRRLSIEEGVDPPPNAQIHTFEATAQVNPLYKLGPKLAPGMTELTGDKNLTPPGNCDSEEDTTTLCLQSRRQKQRQISGESHGHISRQGAWKVHTQIDYIHCLVPDLLQITGNPCYWGVMDRYEAEALLEGKPEGTFLLRDSAQEDYLFSVSFRRYNRSLHARIEQWNHNFSFDAHDPCVFHSSTVTGLLEHYKDPSSCMFFEPLLTVSLNRTFPFSLQYICRAVICRCTTYDGIDDLPLPSMLQDFLKEYHYKQKVRVRWLEREPIKTK; encoded by the coding sequence ATGGATAAAGTGGGAAAGATGTGGAACAATTTCAAATACAGGTGCCAGAACCTCTTTGGTCATGAAGGTGGaagccaaaatgaaaatgtggttGTGAACTCCAGTAGTTGCTCATCTGCTAAAGACAAAGCTATCCAGATAACTGGTGTGGCCCAACAGCAACCCAGCAGCCCTTTGagagaaaacattgctttgCAACTAGGTTTAAGTCCTTCCAAGAATTCGGCAAGGCGGAACCAAAACTGTGTCACAGAAATTCCTCAGATTGTTGAAATAAGCATTGAGAAAGAGAACGACTCATGTATCACCACGGGAGCGAGGCTTGCTCGAAGGGACTCTTATTCTCGGCATGCTCCTTGGGGTGGGAAGAAGAAACATTCCTGCTCTACCAAAACCCAGAGCTCCTTGGATACTGAAAAAAGATTTGGTAGAACGCGAAGTGGTTTGCAGAGGCGGGAGAGAAGGTACGGGGTGAGTTCTGTCCATGATATGGATGCAGTATCAAACAGGACAGTGGGCAGCCGTTCTCTGCGACAGCGTCTCCAGGATACTGTTGGGCTGTGTTTTCCCATGAGAACTTACAGCAAACAGTCCAAACCTCTGTTTTCTAACAAAAGAAAGATCCATCTCTCTGAACTGATGCTTGAGAAATGCCCTTTTCCTGCAGGCTCTGATCTGGCTCAGAAGTGGCACCTGATTAAACAGCACACAGCTCCTGTGAGTCCACATTCAACCTTTTTTGATACATTTGATCCTTCCTTGGTCTCCACGGAAGACGAAGAAGACCGGCTGCGAGAGAGACGCAGACTCAGTATTGAAGAAGGGGTTGATCCCCCTCCCAATGCCCAAATACATACTTTTGAAGCTACAGCACAGGTTAATCCATTGTATAAACTGGGACCAAAGCTAGCCCCCGGTATGACTGAGCTGACCGGGGACAAAAATCTAACCCCTCCAGGAAACTGTGACTCTGAAGAGGACACAACAACGCTCTGTCTGCAGTCACGCAGGCAGAAGCAGCGTCAGATCTCTGGAGAGAGCCACGGCCACATCAGcaggcagggggcttggaagGTGCACACTCAGATTGACTACATCCATTGCCTTGTGCCAGACTTACTTCAGATCACAGGTAACCCCTGCTACTGGGGCGTGATGGACCGCTACGAAGCAGAAGCACTTCTGGAGGGTAAACCCGAAGGCACTTTTTTGCTCAGGGATTCTGCGCAAGAGGACTACCTCTTCTCTGTGAGCTTCCGTCGATATAACCGATCGCTACATGCACGCATTGAGCAGTGGAATCacaatttcagttttgatgCCCACGATCCCTGTGTGTTTCACTCCTCCACTGTTACAGGGCTTCTGGAACACTACAAAGACCCTAGCTCTTGCATGTTCTTTGAACCATTGCTTACCGTGTCCCTGAACAGGACCTTCCCCTTTAGTCTGCAGTATATCTGCCGGGCAGTAATCTGCAGGTGCACTACATACGATGGAATTGATGACCTTCCTCTACCTTCAATGTTGCAAGACTTTCTAAAGGAGTATCACTATAAGCAAAAAGTCAGGGTGCGATGGCTGGAGCGGGAAcctataaaaacaaagtaa